The following proteins are co-located in the Poecile atricapillus isolate bPoeAtr1 chromosome 2, bPoeAtr1.hap1, whole genome shotgun sequence genome:
- the SSR1 gene encoding translocon-associated protein subunit alpha isoform X2: MSRLPQLLLLALLVFPATLLLGGARGGPGSGLLVAAQDATEDEEAVEDTIVEDEDDEAEVEEDEPTDLTEEKEEEDLSGEPKASPSADTTILFVKGEDFPANNIVKFLVGFTNKGTEDFIVESLDASFRYPQDYQFYIQNFTALSLNTVVPPQRQATFEYSFIPAEPMGGRPFGLVINLNYRDANGNVFQDAVFNQTVTIIEKEDGLDGETIFMYMFLAGLGLLVIVGLHQLLESRKRKRPVQKVEMGTSNQNDVDMSWIPQETLNQIMQSRRGEADSCELQSEKYLMCCPCTN, encoded by the exons ATGAGCCGCCTGccgcagctgctgctgctcgcCCTGCTCGTCTTCCCCGCCACGCTGCTGCTCGGGGGCGCCCGCGGCGGCCCAG GCTCAGGTTTGTTAGTTGCAGCTCAAGATGCTACAGAAGATGAGGAAGCTGTGGAAGATACTATAGttgaagatgaagatgatgaagctGAAGTGGAAGAAGATGAGCCAACAGACTTG acagaagaaaaagaggaagaagacttATCAGGAGAACCAAAAGCCTCACCTAGTGCTGATACAACCATCTTATTTGTGAAGGGTGAAG ACTTTCCAGCTAACAACATTGTAAAATTTTTGGTGGGCTTCACCAATAAGGGTACAGAGGATTTCATTGTTGAGTCTCTTGATGCTTCTTTCCGATACCCTCAAGACTACCAGTTTTACATCCAGAACTTCACAGCTCTCTCTCTGAACACAGTAGTTCCACCACAGAGACAGGCCACATTTGAATACTCCTTCATCCCTGCTGAGCCTATGGGTGGTCGTCCTTTTGGTCTGGTTATCAATCTCAACTACAGAGATGCAAAT GGCAACGTTTTTCAAGATGCTGTCTTCAATCAAACTGTTACAATTATTGAAAAAGAAGATGGGCTGGATGGAGAAAC GATCTTCATGTACATGTTCCTCGCTGGACTTGGTCTGCTGGTCATTGTTGGCCTACACCAGTTACTAGAGTCTAGGAAG aggaaaagacCGGTACAAAAAGTAGAGATGGGAACATCAAATCAGAACGATGTTGATATGAGCTGGATTCCCCAAGAAACTTTGAATCAAATAA TGCAGAGTAGAAGAGGTGAGGCAGACTCTTGTGAGCTGCAGAGTGAAAAGTACTTAATGTGTTGTCCATGTACTAATTAG
- the SSR1 gene encoding translocon-associated protein subunit alpha isoform X1 produces MSRLPQLLLLALLVFPATLLLGGARGGPGSGLLVAAQDATEDEEAVEDTIVEDEDDEAEVEEDEPTDLTEEKEEEDLSGEPKASPSADTTILFVKGEDFPANNIVKFLVGFTNKGTEDFIVESLDASFRYPQDYQFYIQNFTALSLNTVVPPQRQATFEYSFIPAEPMGGRPFGLVINLNYRDANGNVFQDAVFNQTVTIIEKEDGLDGETIFMYMFLAGLGLLVIVGLHQLLESRKRKRPVQKVEMGTSNQNDVDMSWIPQETLNQINKASPRRLPYKRAQKRPVGSDESLGHLDASFPSVSREERRFRKHHRSRT; encoded by the exons ATGAGCCGCCTGccgcagctgctgctgctcgcCCTGCTCGTCTTCCCCGCCACGCTGCTGCTCGGGGGCGCCCGCGGCGGCCCAG GCTCAGGTTTGTTAGTTGCAGCTCAAGATGCTACAGAAGATGAGGAAGCTGTGGAAGATACTATAGttgaagatgaagatgatgaagctGAAGTGGAAGAAGATGAGCCAACAGACTTG acagaagaaaaagaggaagaagacttATCAGGAGAACCAAAAGCCTCACCTAGTGCTGATACAACCATCTTATTTGTGAAGGGTGAAG ACTTTCCAGCTAACAACATTGTAAAATTTTTGGTGGGCTTCACCAATAAGGGTACAGAGGATTTCATTGTTGAGTCTCTTGATGCTTCTTTCCGATACCCTCAAGACTACCAGTTTTACATCCAGAACTTCACAGCTCTCTCTCTGAACACAGTAGTTCCACCACAGAGACAGGCCACATTTGAATACTCCTTCATCCCTGCTGAGCCTATGGGTGGTCGTCCTTTTGGTCTGGTTATCAATCTCAACTACAGAGATGCAAAT GGCAACGTTTTTCAAGATGCTGTCTTCAATCAAACTGTTACAATTATTGAAAAAGAAGATGGGCTGGATGGAGAAAC GATCTTCATGTACATGTTCCTCGCTGGACTTGGTCTGCTGGTCATTGTTGGCCTACACCAGTTACTAGAGTCTAGGAAG aggaaaagacCGGTACAAAAAGTAGAGATGGGAACATCAAATCAGAACGATGTTGATATGAGCTGGATTCCCCAAGAAACTTTGAATCAAATAA ATAAAGCTTCACCGAGGAGGTTGCCCTACAAGAGGGCACAGAAGAGACCAGTGGGCTCTGATGA
- the SSR1 gene encoding translocon-associated protein subunit alpha isoform X3, which translates to MSRLPQLLLLALLVFPATLLLGGARGGPGSGLLVAAQDATEDEEAVEDTIVEDEDDEAEVEEDEPTDLTEEKEEEDLSGEPKASPSADTTILFVKGEDFPANNIVKFLVGFTNKGTEDFIVESLDASFRYPQDYQFYIQNFTALSLNTVVPPQRQATFEYSFIPAEPMGGRPFGLVINLNYRDANGNVFQDAVFNQTVTIIEKEDGLDGETIFMYMFLAGLGLLVIVGLHQLLESRKRKRPVQKVEMGTSNQNDVDMSWIPQETLNQINKASPRRLPYKRAQKRPVGSDE; encoded by the exons ATGAGCCGCCTGccgcagctgctgctgctcgcCCTGCTCGTCTTCCCCGCCACGCTGCTGCTCGGGGGCGCCCGCGGCGGCCCAG GCTCAGGTTTGTTAGTTGCAGCTCAAGATGCTACAGAAGATGAGGAAGCTGTGGAAGATACTATAGttgaagatgaagatgatgaagctGAAGTGGAAGAAGATGAGCCAACAGACTTG acagaagaaaaagaggaagaagacttATCAGGAGAACCAAAAGCCTCACCTAGTGCTGATACAACCATCTTATTTGTGAAGGGTGAAG ACTTTCCAGCTAACAACATTGTAAAATTTTTGGTGGGCTTCACCAATAAGGGTACAGAGGATTTCATTGTTGAGTCTCTTGATGCTTCTTTCCGATACCCTCAAGACTACCAGTTTTACATCCAGAACTTCACAGCTCTCTCTCTGAACACAGTAGTTCCACCACAGAGACAGGCCACATTTGAATACTCCTTCATCCCTGCTGAGCCTATGGGTGGTCGTCCTTTTGGTCTGGTTATCAATCTCAACTACAGAGATGCAAAT GGCAACGTTTTTCAAGATGCTGTCTTCAATCAAACTGTTACAATTATTGAAAAAGAAGATGGGCTGGATGGAGAAAC GATCTTCATGTACATGTTCCTCGCTGGACTTGGTCTGCTGGTCATTGTTGGCCTACACCAGTTACTAGAGTCTAGGAAG aggaaaagacCGGTACAAAAAGTAGAGATGGGAACATCAAATCAGAACGATGTTGATATGAGCTGGATTCCCCAAGAAACTTTGAATCAAATAA ATAAAGCTTCACCGAGGAGGTTGCCCTACAAGAGGGCACAGAAGAGACCAGTGGGCTCTGATGAGTAA